A region from the Arachis ipaensis cultivar K30076 chromosome B01, Araip1.1, whole genome shotgun sequence genome encodes:
- the LOC107634103 gene encoding 2-dehydro-3-deoxyphosphooctonate aldolase isoform X2: MNSQSMLYSQLKAAEPFFLLAGPNVIESEEHIMKMAKHIKTVTSKVGIPLVFKSSFDKANRTSSKSFRGPGMVEGLKILEKVKVAYDLPIVTDVHESVQCEVVGRVADIIQIPAFLCRQTDLLVAAAKTGKIVHIKKGQFCAPSVMANSAEKVRLAGNPNVMVCERGTMFGYNDLIVDPRNLEWMREVNCPIVADITHSLQQPAGKKLDGGGVASGGLRELIPCIARTAVAVGVEGIFMEIHDDPLTAPVDGPTQWPLRHLEELLEELVAIARVSKGKKKFNIDLTPFRE; encoded by the exons atgaattcACAGTCAATGCTGTATAGCCAGCTCAAG GCTGCAGAACCATTCTTCCTGTTAGCAGGTCCTAATGTGATTGAATCAGAGGAACACATTATGAAGATGGCTAAGCACATAAAAACTGTTACATCTAA AGTTGGCATCCCATTGGTTTTCAAATCAAGTTTTGACAAGGCTAATAGAACATCATCAAAATCTTTTCGTGGCCCAGGGATGGTTGAGGGGTTGAAG ATACTTGAGAAGGTTAAAGTAGCATATGACCTCCCTATAGTGACAGATGTGCATGAGTCCGTCCAG TGTGAAGTAGTCGGCAGAGTTGCAGATATCATTCAAATTCCAGCATTCTTATGCCGTCAA ACAGATCTTCTAGTTGCTGCAGCCAAAACTGGGAAAATTGTCCACATCAAGAAGGGCCAGTTTTGTGCTCCTTCC GTCATGGCAAATTCAGCAGAGAAGGTTCGGTTGGCTGGAAATCCTAATGTTATGGTTTGTGAGAGAGGAACTATGTTTGGATACA ATGATTTGATTGTCGATCCACGTAATCTGGAGTGGATGAGAGAAGTCAATTGCCCTATT GTAGCTGATATAACACACTCACTGCAACAGCCCGCTGGAAAGAAG TTGGATGGCGGAGGTGTTGCAAGTGGAGGTCTTCGAGAACTAATACCTTGCATTGCAAGAACTGCAGTTGCTGTAGGAGTGGAAGGGATTTTCATGGAG ATACATGATGATCCACTGACTGCTCCTGTTGATGGTCCAACACAGTGG CCTTTACGCCACTTGGAGGAGTTACTTGAAGAGCTTGTAGCTATTGCT AGGGTAAGCAAAGGGAAGAAAAAATTCAACATTGATCTCACACCATTTCGTGAATAG
- the LOC107634103 gene encoding 2-dehydro-3-deoxyphosphooctonate aldolase isoform X3 produces the protein MLWIRGKGPSHDKKSKLNLVGIPLVFKSSFDKANRTSSKSFRGPGMVEGLKILEKVKVAYDLPIVTDVHESVQCEVVGRVADIIQIPAFLCRQTDLLVAAAKTGKIVHIKKGQFCAPSVMANSAEKVRLAGNPNVMVCERGTMFGYNDLIVDPRNLEWMREVNCPIVADITHSLQQPAGKKLDGGGVASGGLRELIPCIARTAVAVGVEGIFMEIHDDPLTAPVDGPTQWPLRHLEELLEELVAIARVSKGKKKFNIDLTPFRE, from the exons ATGCTATGGATAAGAGGGAAAGGACCTTCACATGACAAGAAATCAAAACTAAACTT AGTTGGCATCCCATTGGTTTTCAAATCAAGTTTTGACAAGGCTAATAGAACATCATCAAAATCTTTTCGTGGCCCAGGGATGGTTGAGGGGTTGAAG ATACTTGAGAAGGTTAAAGTAGCATATGACCTCCCTATAGTGACAGATGTGCATGAGTCCGTCCAG TGTGAAGTAGTCGGCAGAGTTGCAGATATCATTCAAATTCCAGCATTCTTATGCCGTCAA ACAGATCTTCTAGTTGCTGCAGCCAAAACTGGGAAAATTGTCCACATCAAGAAGGGCCAGTTTTGTGCTCCTTCC GTCATGGCAAATTCAGCAGAGAAGGTTCGGTTGGCTGGAAATCCTAATGTTATGGTTTGTGAGAGAGGAACTATGTTTGGATACA ATGATTTGATTGTCGATCCACGTAATCTGGAGTGGATGAGAGAAGTCAATTGCCCTATT GTAGCTGATATAACACACTCACTGCAACAGCCCGCTGGAAAGAAG TTGGATGGCGGAGGTGTTGCAAGTGGAGGTCTTCGAGAACTAATACCTTGCATTGCAAGAACTGCAGTTGCTGTAGGAGTGGAAGGGATTTTCATGGAG ATACATGATGATCCACTGACTGCTCCTGTTGATGGTCCAACACAGTGG CCTTTACGCCACTTGGAGGAGTTACTTGAAGAGCTTGTAGCTATTGCT AGGGTAAGCAAAGGGAAGAAAAAATTCAACATTGATCTCACACCATTTCGTGAATAG